TGAAACCATGAGGAGGAGCGGTCATGACGGATGTAGTGTCACTCGGCGAGATGCTGATCGATTTTATGCCGGACCGGCGGGGGAATCTGGCGGATGTGGAGACGTTCCGGAAAGCGCCGGGGGGCGCGCCGGCGAATGTGGCGGTGGCCGTGTCACGGCTTGGCGGACAGGCTGCTTTTATCGGGAAAATGGGACGTGATCCGTTCGGCCGCTTTCTCGTCGAGGTACTGGAACGGGAAGGGATTGACACGCGCGGCGTGGTGCTGACCGATGAAGCGAAAACCGGACTGGCGTTTGTCGCGCTCGATGAGCGGGGCGACCGCAGCTTCCTGTTTTACCGGGATCCGTCGGCCGACATGCTGCTGCGGCAAGCAGATGTCAACGAACAGTTGCTGCGGGAAGGAATCGTGTTTCATTTCGGATCGGTCACACAGGTCCACCCGGAATCGCGGCAAGCGACGGTGACGGCGGCGCAGCGGGCGAGGGAGTTCGGCAAAATCGTCTCGTTCGATGTGAATCTGCGGCTCCATCTCTGGCCGAGCCTGCAGGCGGCGGTGCAGCAAATCAGCGAAACGGTGCCGCTCTGCGACATTCTGAAAGTGTCGGAAGAGGAGATGGAATGGCTGACGGGGACGTCCGATCTGCCGGAAGGCTCGCAGACCTTGCTGCAAAAAGGTCCGCAACTGGTCGTGGTGACATTGGGCGACAAGGGAACGTATTACCGGACGGCCGATTTTGCCGGGCGCGTTCCGGCGTTCCGTGTCCAACCAGTCGATACGACAGGGGCGGGCGATGCGTTTGTCGGCGGGCTGCTGCTGCAGGTGTGCGACCGGGTGAAGGGCCGCTCGCTTGCACAGGTGATCGGCTTTGAAGAGGAGCTGCGGGAAGTGATCCGTTATGCGAATGCGGTGGGCGCGCTGACCGTCACCCGGCCGGGGGCGATTCCCGCTTTGCCGACCAAGCGGGAAGTGTACGATTTTATGTACGCGCACCGGGCGAAGAGGTAGCAGGAATGCACGGGCGCATCGAAAAAACTCGATGATACTGCTATTTCAAAGAGCGGGGGCTGCCCGAACCGACTTATTCGGGTAGCCCCCAGCTTTGTATGCCGATCAGTATTGTTGATGGCGGACAGGGTCGGTCAGCGATTCCTTCAGAAAATTCGACAGATGTTGCGCATCTTCCAGGCTGAGTTTGAACCAGTTCGCCAAATAGTCAATATTCTCAACATCGTCGCCATCCAAGAGTGCGCTTCGATTGGATTGCAGACAGGTCACAATCGTCTTTCCATAGAAGTGTTCGGAATTGGTCAACGTAAAATCAAACCGTTTTCCCCCCGTAATAAACCCGATGTGGCGGGTCCGGGTCGTTTCCACTTCATCGAACAAAATCTCATCCACTCGAATCGCCTCCTTTTGCGAAAAATTTCCGAGCATGCGGATGATGCCGTACTCGAGTACCTTCATCATACTCGATTTGATCAAAAAAATAAAGGGCCAATTTCAAAAAACCAAGACAAAATTTCTGTCGCTGCCATCGAAATGTACATTCATCTATTGGAATACAAACGAATTCTAGAAAAACGGAATGGACAGACTTGGCTGCTCTCCGATTGGATCCACTTCCGTTCGACGCAAGTTCGGTTTCCGCTGTTGCAGCCACTGCTGGAACAACTCGAACGCGGCTCCTGCAGGTGGTACAATGGGGGCAGAACGGAGGGGGTTGGATGGCGATGGAAGAACCGGATTTTGCGCACATCATCGGCGGGGAGCTGAATCTCCGCAAACAACAGGTGGCGGCCGCGATCGCGCTGCTGGATGAAGGCAACACGATTCCGTTTATCGCCCGCTACCGGAAAGAAGCGACCGGTGAACTGGACGAAAATCAGCTTCGTGCGATCCAGGAACGGCTGGCGAGCCTGCGAAACCTGTTCGCCCGGCGGCAGGAAGTGTACCGGCTGATCGAGGAACAAGGGAAGATGACGGACGAATTGGCGGCGGCGATTCAACAGGCGAAAAACCTGACCGAGCTGGAGGATCTGTACCGCCCCTACCGCCCGAAACGGAAGACCCGGGCGTCGGTCGCGCGGGAAAAAGGACTGGAACCTTTGGCGCAATGGCTCGTGCAGGACGGAAAAGGGGACGTTCTGGCGGAAGCTGCCCGCTACATATCGGATGAAACAGGAGTGGCCACGGTGGAAGAGGCGCTGCAAGGGGCACTCGATATCTTCGCTGAGGAAGTGGCGGATGATGCGGAAAACCGCAAACGGGTCCGGGAGCTGACCCTGAAACACGGAACGATCGTCAGCAAGGCGGTCGATCCGTCGGTCGAATCGGTCTACCAAGCCTACTACGAATATGAAGAGCCGCTCGGCAAAGTGCCGCCGCACCGGATCCTGGCGATGAACCGGGGGGAGCGGGAAGAATTTTTGAAGGTGTCGGTGAAAGCGCCCGTGGATGAAATTCTCGCCTACCTGCAAAAAAGGGCGTTGCCGAAGGCGGAGAACAGGCCAAACGCACCGATTGTCCAAACGGACGCGACTCCGTATTTGCTGGAAACGGTGCATGATGCGTACAAGCGGCTGATCGCCCCGGCGGTCGAGCGGGAAGTGCGGGCGATTCTCACCGAAAAAGCGGAAGAACAAGCGATCCGCGTATTTTCCGCCAATCTGCGGCAACTGCTGCTGCAACCGCCGGTGCGAGGCAAGGTGGTGATGGGGATCGACCCCGCCTACCGCACAGGCTGCAAGGTTGCTGTGGTCGACGAGACCGGGAAAGTGCTGGACATTGCGGTCACCTATCCGACTCCGCCGCAGAACAAAACGGCGGAAGCGAAGCGGATCCTGGCGGGACTGATCGAAAAACACGACGTAGACGTGATTGCCATTGGCAACGGTACGGCCTCCCGCGAAACGGAGCAATTCGTCGCCGATCTAATTCGGGAATTGCCGCAGGAAGTGGTTTATGTGATCGTTTCCGAAGCGGGAGCCAGCGTGTATTCCGCATCCAAGCTGGCGGGCGAGGAATTTCCCAACCTGGACGTGGCGGAGCGCAGTGCGATTTCGATTGCCCGCCGCTTGCAGGATCCATTGGCGGAACTGGTGAAAATCGACCCGAAATCGATCGGCGTCGGCCAGTACCAGCACGATGTTTCCCAGAAACGGTTGGAAGAGCAGTTGACGTATGTGGTGGAATCGGCGGTCAACTCGGTCGGGGTCGATCTGAACACCGCTTCCCCGTCGCTTTTGTCCTACGTATCCGGGCTTTCGCCGGCGGTCGCGAAAAGCGTCGTCGCGTACCGCGAGCAAAACGGGAAATTCGAAACCCGCCGCCAACTGTTCGATGTGCCGCGGCTGGGACCGAAAACGTTTGAGCAGGCGGCCGGATTTTTGCGTATCCCAAACGGGGGGTATCCGCTCGATAATACGCCGATTCACCCGGAATCCTACGCGGCTGCCGAGTCCCTGTTGGAAAAATTGGGCTTTACCGTGGAAGCCGTGAACGATCCGGAACAACGTGAACCGCTCATGCGGGCGCTGCAGGGGGTGGATGTGACGGCCGTGGCAGCGGCACTGGGGATCGGCGTTCCGACGCTGCGGGACATCATCGAGGCGCTGCAGAAACCGGGCCGCGACCCGCGGGAGGAATTGCCGCCGCCTGTATTCCGCACCGATGTACTGAAGCTGGAAGATCTGGCGGAAGGCATGATTCTCAAGGGGACTGTCCGGAACGTGGTCGATTTTGGCGCGTTTGTCGATATCGGGCTGAAAAATGACGGGCTGGTACATATCTCCGAACTGTCCGACCGGTTTGTGCGGCATCCGATGGATGTGGTGGCCGTCGGCGATATTGTCGAAGTGCGGGTGAAAAGCATCGACCGCAACAAAGGACGGGTCGGCCTGTCGATGAAAGGGCTGCCGGCTCATAACTAGGGTGTCGGAAGGCTGCCGGGCATTGGTTGGAGACGGCGGGAGGCAGGCACGCGGCGCTCATATTTTCCCTCCGACGTGGTGATACTTTTTATTTGTGGGCCAGTGGCCTGCAAAAAATCACACTGGAGGAGATGGACATGGCAGCAAATCTGGGTGCGCATGAAGTGATGGAACTGCACGAAGTGCTGACCGACGCGATCGACGGGATCAACCAGTTCCAACTGTACCGGCCGCACGTGCAAGATCCGCAGCTGCGGCAAATCCTGGACAAGCAGATCCAGTTCATGACGCAGGAATACAACAGCATCGTGCAGGCGCTGCAGCAGCAGGGTGCAGGCCAGGCGGTTCCTTACCGCACGCCGCGGCAGGCGAACGTGCAATACGGATTGCAGAATCCGGCCACCGTTACGCCGAACGCTTCCGCCAATCAAATGGATGACCGGGATGTCGCGAGCGGCATGCTGGGCTGCCACAAAGCGTCCGCCTGCACCCGAATGGTGGCGGCGCTCGAGTTTGCCAATCCGCAACTGCGCCGGATGGTGCAACAGTCGGCGGTCAACTGCGCGGAGCAGGCATACGAAGTGTGGCAGTACATGAATCAAAAAGGCTATTACCAGGTACCGACGATGCAGCAAACGACCACCAACACGATGCTGCACACCTACGGTGCTGCACCCATGGGCAACATGGGCGGGATGGCTGCCGCCGGCCAGGCGAACCAGCAAATGGCATCCCAACAATCGCCGGCAAACCCGCAATATCAATAAGAGCAGAGGAAACTTGGCTAAAACCGCCCGCCACATCACCAAGCGAAGTGACGCTACGCTTCGTAGCGTACTCCGAGACCCGTGTGCGGGCAACGCCGAGTTGATCGTCCGGTGATCAAAAAATCGGCCTACCGTCGCGTAGGCCGATTTTTGTTGGGGTACGCCCGGGAGAAACGGTTGTCGGCTGCGTTACCGGCTCCCAGGCGCTGATCGCGGACGAGTTGAACAATACGACGGCCATTCTCGCGTCTGCCGCACTGGTCAGCGTCGGGACGGCTGCAGGCATCTTTGGCTCGCAGTGGGATCCACCATGTTCATGTCCACATCGAACCGCTGGAAGAAGGCTGGACAGCCGGAAAAAAAGCGGCGCGATGAATGGCGGTACAGGCTGAACGTTCCGGAGAGGGTTTGCCGGAAGCTTGGAACAGCCGGGATTCCGGGACAGTCGGAACCGCGGAAGTTGCTCGCGCTTTTCCCGGACGGTTATAATGA
The window above is part of the Effusibacillus pohliae DSM 22757 genome. Proteins encoded here:
- a CDS encoding PfkB family carbohydrate kinase; translation: MTDVVSLGEMLIDFMPDRRGNLADVETFRKAPGGAPANVAVAVSRLGGQAAFIGKMGRDPFGRFLVEVLEREGIDTRGVVLTDEAKTGLAFVALDERGDRSFLFYRDPSADMLLRQADVNEQLLREGIVFHFGSVTQVHPESRQATVTAAQRAREFGKIVSFDVNLRLHLWPSLQAAVQQISETVPLCDILKVSEEEMEWLTGTSDLPEGSQTLLQKGPQLVVVTLGDKGTYYRTADFAGRVPAFRVQPVDTTGAGDAFVGGLLLQVCDRVKGRSLAQVIGFEEELREVIRYANAVGALTVTRPGAIPALPTKREVYDFMYAHRAKR
- a CDS encoding DUF3055 domain-containing protein — encoded protein: MDEILFDEVETTRTRHIGFITGGKRFDFTLTNSEHFYGKTIVTCLQSNRSALLDGDDVENIDYLANWFKLSLEDAQHLSNFLKESLTDPVRHQQY
- a CDS encoding Tex family protein, encoding MAMEEPDFAHIIGGELNLRKQQVAAAIALLDEGNTIPFIARYRKEATGELDENQLRAIQERLASLRNLFARRQEVYRLIEEQGKMTDELAAAIQQAKNLTELEDLYRPYRPKRKTRASVAREKGLEPLAQWLVQDGKGDVLAEAARYISDETGVATVEEALQGALDIFAEEVADDAENRKRVRELTLKHGTIVSKAVDPSVESVYQAYYEYEEPLGKVPPHRILAMNRGEREEFLKVSVKAPVDEILAYLQKRALPKAENRPNAPIVQTDATPYLLETVHDAYKRLIAPAVEREVRAILTEKAEEQAIRVFSANLRQLLLQPPVRGKVVMGIDPAYRTGCKVAVVDETGKVLDIAVTYPTPPQNKTAEAKRILAGLIEKHDVDVIAIGNGTASRETEQFVADLIRELPQEVVYVIVSEAGASVYSASKLAGEEFPNLDVAERSAISIARRLQDPLAELVKIDPKSIGVGQYQHDVSQKRLEEQLTYVVESAVNSVGVDLNTASPSLLSYVSGLSPAVAKSVVAYREQNGKFETRRQLFDVPRLGPKTFEQAAGFLRIPNGGYPLDNTPIHPESYAAAESLLEKLGFTVEAVNDPEQREPLMRALQGVDVTAVAAALGIGVPTLRDIIEALQKPGRDPREELPPPVFRTDVLKLEDLAEGMILKGTVRNVVDFGAFVDIGLKNDGLVHISELSDRFVRHPMDVVAVGDIVEVRVKSIDRNKGRVGLSMKGLPAHN
- a CDS encoding spore coat protein, coding for MAANLGAHEVMELHEVLTDAIDGINQFQLYRPHVQDPQLRQILDKQIQFMTQEYNSIVQALQQQGAGQAVPYRTPRQANVQYGLQNPATVTPNASANQMDDRDVASGMLGCHKASACTRMVAALEFANPQLRRMVQQSAVNCAEQAYEVWQYMNQKGYYQVPTMQQTTTNTMLHTYGAAPMGNMGGMAAAGQANQQMASQQSPANPQYQ